CGAACATTCCCACCATAAGGATTGAGCCGTGGGCGAAGTTGATAACCTTCATAACGCCGAAAATAAGAGTAAGCCCTACGGCGGTGAGGCCGTATATTGACCCCATAAGAATGCCGTTTATCACAGACTCGACATAACCAATCATGTGTAAGCTCCTTGGAAAGACCCGGAGGAGAGCCTGCGCCCTCCTCCTGTCCTTATATGACTTTTATTATTTGTTAGGTTGAGGGAAAACAGGGGTGTAACCTGCTCTTCTCACGTTTTTCGGCCATACGGTGATGCGTTCCATGTCTTTCCCTTTCTGACGGATCTGAACAATAACCAGACTGGCGTTTTTGTTCTGTCCGCTCTGGTCAAACTGGATGCAGTCATAGGCAAGAAGACCCACAGTACCGCCGCAGAGGTTGGTTTCATTGAGCGCTTTGCGGATAGCATCGGGCTTTGTGGAGCCTGCTCTTTCAAGCACGTCTTTTATGAGATACATAGCGGCATAAGCATCAACGGATTCACCCGCAAGGCTGTAGCCGTATTTTTTGGCGAATTTTTCGTTGGTTTCCTTAAGTCCGGGACGGTTAAGGTCGGCTTCCCACTCAACAAGGTCGAATATGTATTCTGCGTTCTTTCCGGCAGCTTTGAGGAAGGAAGGGTCAGCGTGTCCGCCGCCGCTTGTTACTATGGCTTTTACGTTTACTTTCATTTCAGCCATTGTGTTTGTGAGGAGGATTGCATCAGCGGCGTTTGAAGTCATAAAAACAACATCAGCCTTGGAGCGTTTAAGCTTAATCACAACAGGTGTGAGGTCGCTTGCTGTACTGGGATAGGGCTCATCAAGAACAACTTTGTAGCCTCTTTCTTTTGCCATTTCACGCCATTTTTCAGCGAAGCCCACGCCCCAGTCACCGTTTTCATAAACGAAGGCAACGTTTTTAACATCAACGCCGAATTCCTTTTTCATGTCATCAAGGAACTTGAACTGATCCCTTGTCCACCATGAATCTTTTGCGGCTATACGGAAAACATTTTTGAAGCCTCTTTCTGTGATGGTGTCACGCACAGAAACAGGAACAATAAAGGGCATGCCGTAACGCTCAGCAGTCTGAGTAACAGGGTAAGTAACCGCAGAGTTCCACGCTCCTGTGAGTATGTGCACTTTTTCAGAGTTAATAAGACGCTCAGCCTCTGTAACTCCGGTGGTGGGGTCGCTTTTGCTGTCAGAGAAAATAAGCTGGAGCTTCGCTCCGCCGAGGGCTTTTATGCCGCCTGCGGCATTGATCTCCTCAACAGCCATTTCACGGGCATTTTTACCCTGAATGCCCACAGACGCAGAAGGGCCTGAGAGGGGGATAATGTTGCCGATTTTGATTGTTTCTGCGGCTTCCGCCTGCCCGAAAGAGCAGAGTGCGGTAAGCAGTGCAAGAAAAGGAAGGACTTTGAACAACTTCATATCTTTCTCCTGTTTTATTTTTACGGACTTGGCCGTATGTGATATTAATTTTTAAGCAGGCTGTGACAGCAGCAATCCGCACATCCTGTCGGATTGCCGCACACGCTCACGGCGGGGTAAACCCGCCTTCGCTGCGCACGGCGCAGTTCCATCCATGGAACTGTTCTTATTTCAGCGTTTTGCGCACAGCGGATTCAAATATGTCCATAGCCTGAGTAAGCTGTTCATTGGTGAGTACGAGGGGTGGGAGGAACCTCACCACGTTGCCGAAGATTCCCGCGCCTATTACAAGCAGCCCCTGTTTGAAGCATTCTGCGTTTATGGCGCTGACAGCGTCCTTATAAGGCTCCTTTGTTACCGGGTCTTTCACAAACTCAATGCCTATCATTGAGCCAAGACCCCGCACATCGCCGATCTGGGGAAACTCTTTCTGAAGAGCTCTTACCCTGTCCATAATGTAAGCGCCTATTTTCAGCGATTTTTCGCTGAGGTTCTGCTCCTCCATCATTCTGATAGAGGCAAGCGCAGCTTCGCATGCAACGGGGTTTCCGCCGTATGTGCCGCCTATTCCGCCTGCGCCGACTGAGTCCATAATCTCCTTTTTGCCTACCACAGCGGAGATAGGCATCCCTGAACCGAGGGATTTGGCCATAGTGACGAGATCTGGCTCCACACCGAAATGGTCAACGGCAAACATTTTTCCGGTACGGCAGAAGCCTGACTGCACTTCGTCTGCGATGAGCACTATGCCGTACTCATCGCATATTTCCCTTAAGCCCTGCCAGTAACCCTTGGGAGGCAC
The window above is part of the Geovibrio ferrireducens genome. Proteins encoded here:
- a CDS encoding ABC transporter substrate-binding protein; translation: MKLFKVLPFLALLTALCSFGQAEAAETIKIGNIIPLSGPSASVGIQGKNAREMAVEEINAAGGIKALGGAKLQLIFSDSKSDPTTGVTEAERLINSEKVHILTGAWNSAVTYPVTQTAERYGMPFIVPVSVRDTITERGFKNVFRIAAKDSWWTRDQFKFLDDMKKEFGVDVKNVAFVYENGDWGVGFAEKWREMAKERGYKVVLDEPYPSTASDLTPVVIKLKRSKADVVFMTSNAADAILLTNTMAEMKVNVKAIVTSGGGHADPSFLKAAGKNAEYIFDLVEWEADLNRPGLKETNEKFAKKYGYSLAGESVDAYAAMYLIKDVLERAGSTKPDAIRKALNETNLCGGTVGLLAYDCIQFDQSGQNKNASLVIVQIRQKGKDMERITVWPKNVRRAGYTPVFPQPNK